In Oryzias melastigma strain HK-1 linkage group LG10, ASM292280v2, whole genome shotgun sequence, the genomic window tTACATAtggagttcctcagggttctgttttagggattttttaattgatgtttttgctcaaacatgtttttataacctttttaagtaaaaaaatattaatatatatattaatatatatatatatatatatatatattaatatctcacattttattgaattaattaaaagacagaaacaattaCACTATTTCAATTTCTGCGTTTATTTCTTGTAATTCGGATTATAATCTATAAATAATCAAAGCCTCAAATTTAGTGTCtcaaaaagtctaatttttggGTTTTGCAAAgaagaaattcagaaaaacctgtttttctgCAAGTTAGGGAGTAAAATCTTTCCACAAAAGGCAGCAGTCTCGTGTTGTTCCATCATCTGAACATTTATGCTCAACAGCACGAGGAGTTAACATGCTagccaacaaaaaaagttattcagttttttttcccttaattttaaacttaaagtaaaagacaaaactttgattttagtGTTGTGAATCACAATTCTTTTGGTTTCCTTTTCGATAAATAATCACCACTGACATTCATGCAGAgagaaagtgattttttttgcttgaatttgaagtttttctaaCAGATTTTCGTGGTTTTGATAAAGATCTCTAAATGCCGGATCACCTTAAAAGGAATCAGTCGTCTTGACTCGATTTTTGTTAGTGTGAACACACTGTAGTGgttcaaaatgtgttaaattaattcatccttttttccctattcagctgttttattttattatttacaagtttttaGGTTTCTAAACACTTTAATACCTAACATAATGTGAAAAATATggagactttaaaaatgcatctcCAACCCAACAATGTCTAATATTTGAACTGATCTTTCGTAGTTAAAATCTCAGAAACCATAATTGAATTCATTCTGAAAAAGAGATTCTAACatgaaaagagtgaaaaaaatccaaattccgGACTTCTGAAGTTCTACAAATATCAACAATAACGTTATAAATGGTCCTAATTATCTTCTCTAGATGATTGGCATATGGAGTAAACAAAGTGAAAGCTCACGTTTCCACAGTCCATGAGGAACGCTCCGTCTCTGCTGAAGTTCTCTGCTGTCAGGTGGATCAGGTGAGGCTGAGGAACTATGGTGTCGTTCAGATGGagcgccccctgcaggtcaCACAATGAGATTAGCTTTTAATTAAGGTGAGGCTCACAGGTGAGTGTCAGTGCGGTGCAGCTCTCACCTGGTCGGAGACGCTGTCCAGCCGGTACAGGTCGGGATGGACCATCCGCATCAGCTGCTGCAGCGGCTGGGACTTGAACTCGCACATGGCGAAGACGCGCTCGTCCAGCCGCGTGCTGGTTCCGGTCCGCAGAGCTTTCTGAAAACAGtttgcaaatatatttataaagaaaatagatcatattcttttgctctttttacGACGGGGTCATGAGGGACCCTTCCTGTGATCCGAGCGTCCTCACCTCTTTCAGGAGAGCCAGGATGTAGAGCGGGAAGAGGCGCATGATGCTGGGAACGACCAGACCCGACTGCTGCAGGTTGGACACGTTGCTCTTGTAGGAGCTCACAAAGTCCACCACGGCGTTCACCAGCGCGTCCCGGGCGTCTGACAGGCTGGACGACACCGATCTGTCGATGGCTGCGATTGGAAAACGGGTGAAGAACATCTGTTTACGAGTTTATTCTTGCTTggtggagaaaaacatttttatctgtatACAAAATTTTCAATATGAAATATTCAGTATTAGGGCAGCtttacaaacaatttttttaggtAACGATTTTAAAGTCGTcacttaaatttttaatttttgagaaaaaaaaatcatatttacaacTGGTCAGaggctaaatttatgatttttgatcttgtaaatgtatgtttaaaattgttaattttatatctttaattgtagtaaatttattactttaaaacacgcatatttacaaaaaaaaaacataaatttaagagACAAAAGTCATAATCTAACACAAAAACACTACAGTTGTCTGTTTTCCAGAGCCGTGCTCAAAAATTAAAGACGTGGAGgatcttgtgaagatttatttccagataggctgtaaaaataaaaacattctgaaccttttggcgactcaaATTTAAAATGGTTATTAGCGTAGCTGACTGTCCAGAGTTGAATATCAGTAAtacagttaaaaatgtaaaataagctCAGAGAAACATGTGTTTGGGTGTAGTATTAATTGCTGGACTGTGTTCACTTTGACTTTAATTTCGTAATGTTACTTTTTAGTGGTTCTAAAATATGTAATATAGACAaggtttttttcacataaatctACAATATtgaaattaatatatttaggattttttttctcatagatGTGAAAATTGtgatatgattttatttgttgtcacaaaaaattatatttatgacatttttacctctaaaatttatgagatttaatgTAATagtattacaactttttttctaacaaattcacagatttaaatctcattttaccctttttaatggtcctaaaaacatttatgattttttttctcataaatctacaatttttcacctgtaaatttacatgttttgtcTCACAAATTTACGATTTTtctctcataaatttacatctTCAAATCttgtaatatttgcttttttatggtCCCAATGGTACCCatgatatttacatttaaagtaatacattcacaagtatttttttcataaatttacaacttcaaaTCTTGAAGcattactttgttttcttgtggtTCTAAAACATAATACttaattttttcatctgaaatttattagatttttctcttaaatttacaacttaaacTCTCgtaaaattgttattatttttgttgtcctAAAACACGTACTATTTACGACCTTTTTCTTGGGAATTTTCAAGAtctaaagtaataaatttatgtGTATGTAGTTTGCAGATTATTTAACTTTAATCTAAATTGTTTTCAGACTATATTTTACGAATAAATATCAAATAGATTAATTTCCCTTCTTTTCCCTCAggatgttttgttgtttctctgAACATTCTGTGAAAACAGTTTGAAGTTCAACCAGCATCGTAAGAATCCTGCGCTTCTGTTTGATGCGTCTTCTTAGTGCGACTATGTGGACGGACTTgttagaggaggaggagcctacAGCTAAAGGCGGACTCACCCATGTTGGCGAGCAGACAGGTGATGGCCTGGACATCAGCTCCGGCGTAAACGTCGCTCAGCTGACTGACCACCGGCAGACACAGAGTGTGAACTCTGATCCTCCTCTTCCCTGAAACCACAGCAATGTCCAGAGAATGGAGGCTTTCATTcaaaattatgttgttttatttaagcagatttcattaaaaaaattaataaaatgccatgataattttattcattaatattaaatatttatatttttcaagccataaaaaataaacgtgAAGTAGTTCGTGTTCCAACTCAAAATATGAagcaaataaagatgttttttttctgtcaaactgtAAACTAATATTTGACCCACATTTGGGGGTTCATTTAGACCCCCTGTTGGCATGTTAAGGAGCTCACCTTTGCTGGACGTGTAGAGCAGCGCCGCCTGGAAACACGCCAGAGACGAGTCGGCCAGAGAGTCTTCAATGGACACCTGGACGGCGAAGGCGGAGTCGGGGTTCACGTTGGCCAAAGACAGCAGGTCGGTGGAGCGCACGAAGAAGTTTCCGTGAAACGTGTGGATGGAGAGACCTGAACGCAGAGGGGAGGAGCCAAAAGATGCTGTTAAAACAGAACGGAGAAGGAGAGAGGGGGCGGAGGAAGCGGGCACACCTTTAGTGCATCGGATCCTCATGACGGCCTCGAAGCCGATCTTCCTGGTGAGGTAGCGCTCCAGGTccttctgcagcttctgcagctgAGCCGGGTTGTGGACGTGATGGAAGGAGGGGTAGTAGAAGATGCTGCCCGCTGAATACTTGGAGATACAAGCTGCagagaaagtaaaataaaccgTAGATTGTGAGGAAGAATCAGGACTCACTTAAGATCACCTGTCTATGTGAACGCTTTAATCTGGATGTACAGAAACCCCTTTCTAACCTGTGATCATTGAAAACAGAGACTTCAGTGAGGAGTTCTGATGAGTTCTTACCGAGCGAGGCGAGGTCGGCGTACTGCGAGCTGAGCAGGAACAGATCCACTCCGATCTGCTGTCCCGAGCAGTCCAGAGCCAGTTTCTTGTAGAAGTCTGTGGCGGGGCCGAGGTGCTGCACCCCCTGAAAGGAAACCAGACCCCGATTCAGATttctgacctgcagcagccagCCTGGACTTCAGAACCACATTGCTTTACAGTTATTCTTTCTTACTGTAACAATTACACACTCCTCAAGTACCcaccaaaaaatgatgacatcaaagtgggaaaaaacatcaaaaaaatgaatgaatggggtcaaaatctcaaaatattttaaaaatccacaaagaaaGCCAAAGCACACGTGTCgaggatatccaaaggaagtttagAACTTATTATGGGATGTGACAAAGTGCTAAATTTGACTATTTTCATAATTTCCCACAATATAgtggtaaaaaataaacttttgttcgGCTAATAATTTTGGacgcaaattatgtttttgtttttttttgtgtccggctccggcagggggagggacttccagctATTATTTTTTGagcaccatattttttctttgtggccAGATTATCTTGCAAAAATCTCCTATGATAGAAACTTggaaaatacttaaaaacattttagttttaaagttgcAAAAGTGGCGTTTTTCTTGTTTCTCGCACATGAATTGTTTGTTccagctgaacaaaacaatgtgACATACATcatgaacacattaaaaatgtgggcgtggttaacataAAAACTCAGTTGCcgaggaaatccaaaaatgtacttttgcagattcttctaaaaattgaatCGATCTGTTTGTCATCTCCAGACGACTGAAAAATAAAGTGGTTGCTACGGAGATGAAACCATGAAAaagtgtttgttattttaaaataacctgTCTTGGCTGGTGATGGAGCAGACGGGGAGAGGGACCGGCGTGTAGCAGCCACTCAGCCAGTTTAAAATCTCATAAGAaatttgaagaaagaagaagTTTATTAAACTATCAgtacaaaaaagataaataaaacagtggATTTTAAACTGTCTATTGTTGTTTAGCTGTTCCAGATGTTTCTTCCTAGTAGAAtttgaacagtaaaaatgtttttttaaccttctaAAGATGAATTACTACAAAGAAACGTGATTCTAGCTGCATCATCTTCACATTTGGTTCAGAAAAGGGAAACAAACTTTGGTGCTGGAGCGCTGGTTGGGGTCTTCTCTGGACTGCAGCTTCCCGGGGCCCAGCGACGGCAGTTGAGTCTGGAACACGGAGACGCGGCCGCCGGTGGGCGACATGAGCTTGAAGGCGGCCTGCAGGGCGGGGCCCAGGGCGCTGTGGGTCTCTCTGCTCTGGCTGAAGAGGGTGGGGAGCGACGTGAGCAGGTCCTTCACCAGCTGGAGGAGGACACCAACACAATCGGATCAGCTTCAGTCTGCTTTGTAAGTTTACAGCAGAACAGGAAGAATTACCTCTCTGCTCTCCTTCAGGTTCACCATCAAGCTGTCATGAGACGGGATGAAGACGTCTGCAGAACAACACAACCATGAAGGCGTTTACGCTTTCTCCAACATCCACATTCCTGCTGTTTTAACATCTTTGATTTGTAGGGGATTCATCTGAGCATCAAAACCTGAAAGATTCACTTACAAACGTTCATCCTCTAAAGATGAAGCTGGAAAGTCCCAGTTTAAACAACATTCTCCatggaaacactaaaaaattaacattttaacagtttattttgattcttataaaaaatggtttcttataaatatgactattttttgaaacttttttttggttttccttAACATTAGAAACAGCAGAAATGTGTCcaaaattgtctgttttttttaacttctccaAATCAGATCATTCTTTGCTGCCTGATTTTTACTCAATTTGCAGTAAATCAcaattagacaaaaactgaaattgttTGTGAAATCGATCATGAAACTTTCCTGAAAGctgttaaaagtgttttttcaatattttcaatgAATTTAGTTTTCTGCTTTTAGCAACTATGAAAGAAATAATGTTtacaaaatccacatttttactgagctgcagagaaaaaaaacttatatttttgctgttttatttctaatctgattctgactgaagttttattttgaaaaNNNNNNNNNNNNNNNNNNNNNNNNNNNNNNNNNNNNNNNNNNNNNNNNNNNNNNNNNNNNNNNNNNNNNNNNNNNNNNNNNNNNNNNNNNNNNNNNNNNNNNNNNNNNNNNNNNNNNNNNNNNNNNNNNNNNNNNNNNNNNNNNNNNNNNNNNNNNNNNNNNNNNNNNNNNNNNNNNNNNNNNNNNNNNNNNNNNNNNNNNNNNNNNNNNNNNNNNNNNNNNNNNNNNNNNNNNNNNNNNNNNNNNNNNNNNNNNNNNNNNNNNNNNNNNNNNNGTTTATGAAACTGATCATGAAACTTTCCTGAAAGTTGTTAAAAGCGTTTTTTTCAAACCCtttaagttaatttatgttAATGTTAATGTTTACAAAATCCCTATTTTTactgagctgcagagaaaaaaacaattatatttttgctgttttatttctaatctgattctgactgaagttttattttgaaaaactactgaaCTCTCTTCATCACATCTGACTCCTTAAATCTATACGATACTTTGTTAAAGTGCTGACCACTAAACTGAAACTCTCAAGGAAGCAAagttaacagaaaacaaacatatttggatttttttttttttttcagaaaagaaacagaagagcctttgacttgaaaataaaagaaaactgcatgTAACAGACAGAAACAAGAGTCTTTAATCTAAATACGAATTTAGTGTGGcagttgttcccacagaccataataataatgcagaatattcCACAACCAGCTGTTTAATGTTATGAGAATGCTGTTAAtgaagtttttcaaatgttggatTCACGTCTATtatcatatttagaaaaaaaacagttttagtgatttttttttttatctgtcgCACCTTAAAAGTTTGATGAGAATGAAGTTGGTGTCCGATTTGTTGTAGCCTCGACTTTGACGGTTAAAGGAAAATCTGTGTCAAATTTTAATAATTCCTACATGAAAtctagtaaataaataaagctgcagTTATTtaaactggaggaaaaaaatgtaacaattaggCGCCGACTTCAGCCTCGTCCAGGCCGCTCcgtaaaaatattgtctgacatcaAACCGGTCCGTGGTCTGAAAAAGGTTGCAGAGCGCTGCTTTAGAGAACGTCGTTTCagagctttttaaagtttaatcaagtgtttttttttccccaccaaatcaataaaaagtgcatagttatttaaactaaagggtttaaaaatgacagcagTAAAAGTGGAAAGTTCAGCTGCTGCTGACAACATCATAAATCTGCAAAGATGCAGattttaaatcatgaaatctTTTTAATTGTCTGTGTCTTGTTAAGAATTGTTatacaattaatgtaattcccgagaatgaagcagagaaaagaggTGTTGTGTTATCGCTAAAAGTCGATAAGAAAAGTTGGTATTTtctgcgtcagaatcagctgattcacacaAAGAGTTACTTAGTTGTTCCCAGTGACATCTTCAAAggataaaaaacaggaaaaaaaatgtgtagctTTTAGGACCCAAGACCTTCCAGCTGCTAGAGCCTGAGTTTGctcctctgcttctcctctACCCAACGTACCGTCGATGTCCGACACCACCAGCATCTGCGGCTGGGACAGCCCCTCCTGCAGGTTGTAGAAGTGGATGGTGCTGTCAAAGGTCAGGAAGCCCACTCTGGTGCGGGAGTCCCCGGGCATCCTGAAACACAAACGCCCCGTCAGCGCTCCTTCAGAGGGTCAGACAGGGGGAAGAAGAAGCTGATCGTCTGCACTCACTTGTCCAGATTCTCCAGGAGCGAGTCGCAGAAGACCTTCAGGTAACCCGCCTCCACAGCGTTGTGGGACACGTCCAGGACAAACAGGTAGACGGCGGGCTGAGGAGGCCGCAGCTGGAAAAGAAACAGTCATGATGGAGACGTTTCTGCAGCGGGAGCCTCCTCCGACTGAACACTGAACAACACCTCCCCCTAGTGGCCGTGTCTCACCATGTAATCAGAGGAGGCGATGAACTCCACCGTGGAGTTCTGGACTTCTGGTCTCATGTGCGGCTCGCCGTAAGACCTCGACACCGGGTTGTACATGAACTCGTCGGGAACtgaggaggaagaaaagagcttaaataataaaaataaaaatagcaggAGAGCACAAACGCTTCATCTGGATTCATACCGTCGTTGACCCGGTAACAGAGGTTGCACTTCCACCTGTGCTGGTCCAGGAAGGTGACGAAGGGGTTGATGTACGTGCGGCAGGAGCGACACCGCACGATGGTGTTAGACGTGAT contains:
- the sec24b gene encoding protein transport protein Sec24B isoform X2; the protein is MSAPGYTNRSSSASFGQNSSANGGAAPPFQNGPVQTYPSMYPPAGYYGAPPQQQSYSAASAPSKAPVPSSYYQNHQQHVAPQPPASSAPPPPSNAQYNHQPFQQPPYIPPGSYYGQQLCQTSPAQQQQHPTLVPAPAAGPGTPLHPIVSYPSAHGCSQYGTLSSLQNASTPGVTQISAPLHHYNTGPPPSTTAVQPGYSVGSAGQTAPTVNGQGGAVQNNAHQHYNQIHPASHAYNSYSRGGAEAERPPSGTPSTSVHSSPHHHQGGETSSSTTGSASPAPNSYDSLEGGSFPDPGLSGDVNNQPQPYNSYSYHSMQSAYRSGPEPPPSHDPYNQPAYPPYAQPFPNLSQLSAALGGLSGVPELEVEALRPVNLLQERNLLPPRPLEAPEPNLSPDLKKVNCSPQTFRCTLTSIPQTQALLNKARLPLGLLLHPFRDLQQLPVITSNTIVRCRSCRTYINPFVTFLDQHRWKCNLCYRVNDVPDEFMYNPVSRSYGEPHMRPEVQNSTVEFIASSDYMLRPPQPAVYLFVLDVSHNAVEAGYLKVFCDSLLENLDKMPGDSRTRVGFLTFDSTIHFYNLQEGLSQPQMLVVSDIDDVFIPSHDSLMVNLKESRELVKDLLTSLPTLFSQSRETHSALGPALQAAFKLMSPTGGRVSVFQTQLPSLGPGKLQSREDPNQRSSTKGVQHLGPATDFYKKLALDCSGQQIGVDLFLLSSQYADLASLACISKYSAGSIFYYPSFHHVHNPAQLQKLQKDLERYLTRKIGFEAVMRIRCTKGLSIHTFHGNFFVRSTDLLSLANVNPDSAFAVQVSIEDSLADSSLACFQAALLYTSSKGKRRIRVHTLCLPVVSQLSDVYAGADVQAITCLLANMAIDRSVSSSLSDARDALVNAVVDFVSSYKSNVSNLQQSGLVVPSIMRLFPLYILALLKEKALRTGTSTRLDERVFAMCEFKSQPLQQLMRMVHPDLYRLDSVSDQGALHLNDTIVPQPHLIHLTAENFSRDGAFLMDCGNVFYLWVGKCCSETFIRDVLGCPNYASIPPNMSHVPQLQTPLSERVRAFLDWLQDNRAFSSTVHVIKDDAAAKATLFQHLVEDRSESASSYQDFLQHIQQQVSK